One segment of Neobacillus endophyticus DNA contains the following:
- a CDS encoding helix-turn-helix transcriptional regulator produces MLNSRIGILLRTSKYRREFIQKELGISANTLSNWCTGKTYPTIDKAFRLAELLEVKIEELYERDTEE; encoded by the coding sequence ATGCTAAATAGTCGAATAGGTATATTGCTGAGAACATCAAAATATAGGAGGGAATTTATTCAAAAAGAATTGGGGATCAGTGCAAATACATTAAGCAATTGGTGTACAGGAAAAACCTATCCGACAATTGATAAGGCATTTAGACTAGCCGAATTATTAGAGGTTAAAATTGAGGAGTTATACGAAAGGGATACAGAGGAATAG
- a CDS encoding DUF5659 domain-containing protein, with translation MVIYSQQMAAKLMLKGFVLQGMDKNQNKSGKNIFYFNDSDELRKVMSELSKTK, from the coding sequence ATGGTAATTTATAGCCAACAAATGGCCGCTAAACTTATGCTTAAGGGTTTTGTTCTTCAGGGTATGGATAAAAACCAAAATAAAAGTGGTAAGAATATTTTTTACTTTAATGATAGTGATGAGTTAAGAAAAGTAATGAGTGAACTTTCTAAAACCAAATAA
- a CDS encoding GIY-YIG nuclease family protein, whose amino-acid sequence MKKKICGIYSIKNIKNGKIYIGSSRNIKNRWWQHRSLLNKNEHYNHYLQRAWNKYGESSFEFTIEEQVNDPNYLISTEQIWIDKYQSFLPQNGYNICSNASNTLGVFHSDESKKIIGLRSKERNAVKSILGMKRMGEEHGNAKINDHDAKIIKLLFKDGRLTAREIGNIFGIVKENVLLIGKNLSWKHIDINQTDKLPDEYINKLEEIISNRIIKTKINDEEVKCIKLLSEETSLLKMEIARLFGISFSYVSGILGNEKRRNINITDDDSIENYRQFLFGKGINLSEILINKTEVIEEAQ is encoded by the coding sequence GTGAAAAAGAAAATTTGTGGGATTTATAGTATTAAAAACATTAAAAACGGTAAAATCTACATTGGTAGTTCGAGAAATATAAAAAATAGATGGTGGCAACATAGATCATTATTAAATAAAAATGAGCATTATAATCATTACCTTCAACGTGCGTGGAACAAATATGGAGAATCTTCTTTTGAGTTTACTATTGAAGAACAAGTAAATGATCCAAATTACCTTATTTCAACTGAACAAATATGGATTGATAAATATCAAAGTTTTCTTCCTCAAAATGGATATAACATATGTTCCAACGCTTCGAATACTTTAGGCGTGTTTCACTCAGATGAATCTAAGAAAATAATTGGTTTGAGGAGTAAAGAAAGAAACGCAGTTAAAAGTATTCTAGGTATGAAGCGTATGGGTGAAGAACACGGAAATGCGAAAATCAATGATCATGATGCAAAAATAATAAAGTTATTATTTAAGGACGGAAGATTAACCGCAAGAGAAATTGGAAATATTTTTGGTATCGTAAAAGAAAATGTTCTCTTAATTGGGAAAAATCTTTCTTGGAAACATATTGACATTAACCAAACTGATAAATTACCTGATGAATATATTAATAAGTTAGAAGAAATAATCAGCAATCGCATTATTAAAACCAAAATTAATGATGAGGAGGTGAAATGTATCAAACTGCTTTCCGAAGAAACTTCATTATTAAAAATGGAAATAGCACGATTATTTGGCATTAGCTTCTCATATGTATCAGGAATTTTAGGAAATGAAAAAAGAAGAAATATCAATATAACTGACGATGATTCCATTGAAAATTATCGTCAGTTTTTATTTGGAAAAGGGATCAATTTAAGCGAAATACTCATAAACAAAACTGAAGTAATAGAGGAGGCACAATGA
- a CDS encoding GH25 family lysozyme — MLQIKGIDVYQGDGPVDWAKVKADGAKFAFIKATQGIAYKYVDYFRNNAPKALGAGLDVGAYHYATFSTVPEALTQAKYFESVIKDFKLTYPVALDLEENKAKVSKKQLTDAAIAFIEYLENKGYFVMLYTYDSFLDEQLEKERLTNYAPWIARYQGQLKNHADIWQYTETGTVEGIAGKVDMNWSYRDFAAEIAAKNKPAAEIKSLSGQIGVITVTTNTVIRKGPNPAYDIVNSVKVGDTFKCYGYQDGWYNVGSGWIKAEYVTFKKI, encoded by the coding sequence ATGTTACAAATCAAAGGGATTGACGTTTATCAAGGCGATGGTCCTGTCGATTGGGCAAAAGTAAAAGCAGACGGTGCGAAATTCGCATTTATCAAAGCTACACAAGGTATCGCTTATAAGTATGTGGATTATTTTCGAAATAACGCTCCAAAAGCTTTAGGCGCCGGATTGGATGTAGGTGCTTATCATTACGCTACTTTTAGCACTGTTCCAGAAGCACTTACCCAAGCAAAGTATTTCGAGAGTGTGATTAAGGATTTCAAATTGACTTATCCGGTTGCGCTTGATCTTGAGGAAAACAAAGCTAAGGTTAGTAAGAAACAATTAACGGATGCTGCTATCGCTTTCATTGAATACCTGGAGAATAAGGGTTATTTCGTCATGCTTTACACATATGACAGCTTTTTAGATGAACAATTAGAAAAAGAGCGACTTACCAATTACGCTCCTTGGATTGCCCGTTATCAAGGACAATTAAAAAACCATGCCGACATTTGGCAATATACCGAAACAGGGACCGTCGAGGGGATAGCTGGCAAAGTGGATATGAACTGGTCATACCGTGACTTTGCTGCAGAAATTGCGGCTAAAAATAAACCGGCTGCAGAAATAAAATCTTTATCAGGGCAAATAGGTGTCATCACTGTCACTACGAATACTGTAATCCGAAAAGGCCCTAATCCAGCCTATGATATTGTCAATTCTGTTAAAGTTGGAGATACCTTTAAGTGCTATGGCTACCAAGATGGATGGTATAACGTCGGTTCTGGATGGATTAAAGCTGAATATGTGACGTTCAAAAAGATTTAA
- a CDS encoding mismatch-specific DNA-glycosylase, whose amino-acid sequence MNSGIRSSETGHHFANPNNRFWKILFEAGLTPRKFSASEDDLMLELGLGITNIVARPTKAADEIRKEEYEEGREILKKKIAALKPEIVCYVGKGVYLEFSGRKAAPWGFQEKAVVPGTLDFVAPSSSGLVRMRLEEMTEIYKDLSRFISK is encoded by the coding sequence CTGAATAGTGGCATTCGTTCAAGTGAAACCGGGCATCATTTCGCCAATCCGAACAACCGGTTTTGGAAAATTCTCTTCGAAGCTGGATTGACTCCAAGAAAATTTTCAGCTTCAGAAGATGATTTGATGTTGGAATTAGGTTTAGGGATCACCAACATTGTGGCTCGGCCAACAAAAGCAGCAGACGAGATTAGGAAAGAAGAATATGAAGAAGGCAGAGAGATTTTAAAAAAGAAAATTGCCGCACTGAAGCCTGAAATTGTTTGCTATGTTGGGAAAGGGGTATACTTGGAATTTAGCGGTCGGAAAGCTGCACCATGGGGATTTCAGGAGAAAGCAGTTGTGCCAGGGACTTTAGACTTTGTAGCTCCATCATCAAGCGGCTTAGTCAGAATGCGGCTGGAGGAGATGACGGAGATCTATAAGGATCTTTCCAGGTTTATTTCAAAATAA
- a CDS encoding M23 family metallopeptidase: MKFVLTSGYGMVEAVRGNTAHTGIDLAVPKGTELHSFATGIVTKVFDGSTNIGKGVMVKSQDGTEMIWGHMDKVDVHQGELIHEGDLLGLSGSSGHSTGPHLHFGEMQNGQFIDPSKDLSALQDHIGDTIIKQPPWWDLWGNITYHARENFGQLILDFLGAINDVFLALMDNIVLLGGSTLIILGVSGFKNGYRYAFLMFMVRILIKTLLGGNI, from the coding sequence ATGAAATTCGTGTTAACGAGCGGTTACGGCATGGTAGAAGCTGTTAGGGGAAATACAGCACATACAGGAATTGATTTAGCTGTACCAAAAGGAACTGAATTACATTCCTTTGCTACTGGAATTGTTACCAAAGTATTTGATGGTTCTACGAATATCGGAAAAGGTGTAATGGTTAAAAGTCAAGATGGTACTGAAATGATCTGGGGACACATGGATAAGGTAGATGTACATCAAGGGGAGTTGATACACGAAGGAGATTTGCTGGGGCTTAGTGGATCTTCTGGTCATTCAACGGGGCCTCATCTTCATTTTGGAGAAATGCAAAACGGTCAATTCATAGACCCTTCCAAAGATTTATCCGCTTTGCAGGATCATATCGGAGATACAATCATAAAACAACCGCCTTGGTGGGACTTGTGGGGCAATATTACCTATCATGCAAGGGAAAACTTTGGGCAATTGATTTTAGACTTTCTAGGGGCTATAAACGATGTCTTTCTAGCCTTGATGGATAACATTGTACTGCTTGGGGGAAGTACTCTTATCATTCTTGGAGTATCAGGCTTTAAAAATGGATATAGATATGCTTTTCTTATGTTTATGGTGCGAATCCTAATTAAAACTCTTTTAGGGGGTAACATCTAA
- a CDS encoding spore germination protein GerPB, whose product MDYKTQLGIKINFLKIGEMGNTAILQIGTAGTIKRYSELQGYSIASSIAFPPASQLAPAVPLQSPVRGIQLKPSY is encoded by the coding sequence ATGGATTACAAAACTCAATTAGGAATTAAAATCAACTTTTTGAAAATCGGTGAAATGGGCAATACAGCAATTTTGCAAATTGGTACTGCCGGTACGATTAAGCGATATTCAGAACTACAGGGATATTCCATAGCTTCTTCTATTGCTTTTCCACCTGCTTCGCAATTAGCTCCAGCTGTCCCCTTACAATCACCAGTTCGTGGAATACAATTAAAGCCCTCCTACTAA
- a CDS encoding S8 family peptidase, translated as MKKLFSLVVLMLFLLPSICEAKVIALGSVSYGMPVPQHQSLDWGITDTNVQKWWRQGYTGRNVKIAVIDTGVDYYHPDLKGAIAGGVSFIKGENYWTDYNGHGTGVIGEIAAQNNHIGSVGVAYNAKIYAVKAMDRNGSGTLSHLILAVNWCIIHKMNIINMSLGLSNDETKSPLFKILERVINQAYAHGILIVAASGNDGINQVDYPANFKNVIAVGGAYEAYNAQTGKTSIGWTDFSNYSNKIEVIAPSAFVYSTYPMNLMPVFNDYRGYEHMIGTSMAAPYVAGFLALLKQKYPRDTPVQLRNLLHINTIPVSPRANTGYGFLYAK; from the coding sequence ATGAAAAAGCTATTTTCCTTAGTTGTATTGATGTTGTTTTTATTACCCAGTATTTGTGAAGCAAAAGTAATTGCATTAGGTTCAGTTTCATACGGTATGCCTGTTCCGCAACATCAATCACTTGATTGGGGTATTACCGACACGAATGTACAAAAATGGTGGAGACAAGGTTACACAGGGCGGAATGTAAAGATTGCGGTAATAGATACAGGTGTGGATTATTATCATCCAGACCTTAAAGGTGCGATTGCAGGTGGAGTATCCTTCATTAAAGGTGAAAATTATTGGACTGACTATAATGGACATGGGACAGGAGTAATTGGGGAAATAGCAGCGCAAAACAATCACATCGGCTCAGTAGGTGTAGCATATAACGCTAAAATTTACGCTGTTAAAGCGATGGATCGTAACGGATCGGGAACACTTTCTCACCTAATATTGGCGGTCAATTGGTGCATCATTCATAAAATGAACATCATTAATATGAGCCTCGGATTATCAAACGATGAGACAAAATCGCCGTTATTTAAGATACTCGAAAGGGTGATTAATCAAGCTTATGCACATGGAATTTTAATAGTCGCAGCTTCCGGTAATGACGGGATTAATCAAGTAGATTATCCAGCAAATTTTAAAAATGTGATCGCGGTAGGCGGTGCATATGAAGCCTATAATGCTCAAACGGGGAAAACATCGATTGGGTGGACTGACTTTTCCAATTATTCGAACAAAATTGAAGTCATCGCACCGTCAGCCTTTGTTTACAGTACCTATCCAATGAATTTAATGCCTGTTTTTAACGATTACAGAGGATATGAGCATATGATTGGCACCTCCATGGCAGCACCATATGTGGCGGGATTTTTAGCTTTATTGAAACAAAAATATCCAAGGGATACTCCAGTACAATTACGGAATCTCTTACACATAAACACCATACCTGTTAGCCCTCGTGCTAATACCGGGTATGGTTTTCTTTATGCCAAATAG
- the shc gene encoding squalene--hopene cyclase, translating to MMDINAGKDWLIETLRKDQSPDGSWNYPFDTGISTDAYMIILLRTLEIHDEELIHGLCKRILSRQEKNGAWKLFYDEGQGNVTATLEAYYALLYSGYLSKEDRRLQSAKKFIIAGGGLSEAGTYTKIMLALTGQYQWPAFSQLPIEFILLPLQFPINFYSFSIFGRANLTPIMILATKKFSIPTSRTPDLSELKMHRNDEETWIRSNEWRSLLSIIENGAKSLIGLPGELRAKALERAKKYMLDRIEPDGTFYSYFSCTFLMIFALLALGYEKTDPHIKNAISGLKSMKCDINGYPHMQYTTANVWNTALISIALQNAGISPEDKMVANANQYILSRQQDKFGDWVIHNPTSLPGGWGFSNINTMLPDVDDTTASLRAIARIIPSESASWSKGISWALSMQNDDGGWPAFERNTESKVASFLPIEKGEFLLLDPACADLTGRTLEFFGNYTNLSKNHSVIKKGIEWLKKDQRNDGSWYGRWGICYIYGTWAAITGLQAVGISKDEPYIQKAVHWLRDIQNDDGGWGESCHSDNRKTYIPLHASTLTHTSWALDGLISISETPTADIQKGIKFLLTSLKNNDWTFKYPTGQGMAGAFYIHYHSYRYIFPLLALSHYQNKYET from the coding sequence ATGATGGATATAAATGCAGGGAAGGATTGGCTTATTGAGACACTTAGAAAAGATCAATCTCCCGATGGTTCCTGGAATTATCCATTTGATACCGGCATTTCCACTGATGCATATATGATTATTTTATTAAGGACATTGGAAATACATGATGAGGAATTAATTCATGGACTATGTAAAAGGATTTTAAGCCGGCAGGAGAAAAACGGAGCATGGAAGCTTTTCTATGATGAAGGGCAAGGGAATGTAACTGCTACTTTGGAAGCCTATTACGCATTGCTTTATTCGGGGTACCTGTCAAAAGAAGATAGGCGGCTTCAATCCGCCAAAAAGTTTATTATTGCCGGTGGCGGTCTAAGCGAGGCAGGTACCTATACAAAAATTATGCTTGCTTTAACAGGACAATACCAATGGCCGGCATTTTCACAGCTTCCGATTGAATTCATCCTTTTGCCACTCCAATTTCCAATCAATTTTTATTCTTTCTCTATTTTCGGAAGAGCAAATCTAACGCCCATCATGATACTAGCAACAAAAAAATTCTCCATCCCTACATCTAGAACCCCTGATTTGTCGGAATTAAAAATGCATCGTAATGATGAGGAAACATGGATTCGCTCCAATGAATGGCGCTCTCTATTATCCATTATCGAAAATGGCGCGAAAAGCCTTATTGGCCTTCCCGGAGAACTTCGTGCAAAGGCATTGGAGCGAGCAAAAAAATATATGCTTGACCGAATTGAACCGGACGGCACATTCTATAGCTATTTTAGCTGCACCTTTTTAATGATATTTGCACTTCTTGCCCTTGGTTATGAAAAAACAGACCCCCATATAAAAAACGCCATTTCCGGTTTAAAATCAATGAAATGTGATATTAACGGATACCCACATATGCAATATACAACTGCAAACGTGTGGAATACCGCTTTAATCAGCATCGCACTGCAGAATGCAGGTATTTCACCTGAAGATAAAATGGTTGCAAACGCCAATCAGTATATTCTTAGTCGGCAGCAAGACAAATTTGGAGATTGGGTTATTCATAACCCTACTAGTTTGCCAGGAGGCTGGGGGTTTTCTAATATTAATACAATGCTCCCGGATGTCGATGATACGACCGCCTCACTCCGAGCAATAGCAAGAATAATTCCATCGGAATCTGCATCTTGGTCTAAGGGAATCAGCTGGGCGTTATCCATGCAAAATGATGATGGCGGATGGCCGGCATTCGAAAGAAATACAGAATCGAAAGTGGCTTCATTTCTTCCAATTGAAAAAGGTGAGTTTTTACTGTTAGATCCTGCTTGTGCGGATCTTACCGGAAGGACCTTAGAGTTTTTCGGGAATTACACCAATCTATCCAAAAACCATTCCGTTATTAAAAAAGGGATTGAATGGCTGAAAAAAGATCAAAGAAATGATGGCTCCTGGTATGGCCGCTGGGGTATTTGTTATATTTACGGGACATGGGCAGCCATCACAGGTTTACAAGCAGTTGGTATTTCAAAGGATGAACCTTATATTCAAAAAGCAGTCCATTGGCTGCGGGACATTCAAAATGACGATGGCGGATGGGGAGAGTCATGCCACAGCGATAACCGTAAAACATATATTCCTTTGCATGCAAGCACCCTTACCCACACTTCTTGGGCTCTGGATGGATTAATTTCTATTTCGGAAACACCAACAGCAGATATTCAAAAAGGCATCAAGTTTTTGCTCACTTCACTCAAAAATAATGATTGGACCTTCAAATACCCAACAGGGCAAGGAATGGCGGGCGCTTTCTATATTCACTATCACAGCTATCGCTATATTTTTCCGCTTTTAGCCCTGTCTCACTATCAAAATAAATATGAAACATAA